The bacterium DNA window TGGCGCGCGCCCTGGTGGGCGAGCCCGAGATAATACTCTACGACGAGCCAACCTCCGGCCTCGACCCCATCACCGCCGCCGCCATCAACGATCTCATCAACGAGACCAAGGAGCTGACGCGGGCGACAACGGTCATCATCACCCACGACATGGCCTCGGCCTACAAGACCGCCGACCGGATAGCCATGCTCCACGACGGGAAGATTATCTTCGACGGCACGGACGAGGAGGTCCGCGCCACCGACAACCCCTACGTGCAGCAGTTCATCCAGGGCCGGGCCCAGGGACCCATAGACCCCCTGTTCAAGTGAACGCGGCAGTCAGGCGATTTTGGTACAATAGTCCGGTCCACCGTGAGTAAAAAAATGAAACGGTCCGCCGAGCTGAAAGTAGGGATAACCGTCGTCGTCGCCCTGGCGATATTCGTCGCGCTCATCTTCTCCACGGGCCAGTGCCAGCTCTTCAACCGGGGCTACACGATAACGGTCATCTTCGACTCCGCCGCGGGCCTGGTCACCGAGGCCAAGGTCCTCTACGCCGGCGTGAGCGCCGGCAGCGTCGAATCCGTGGAGTGGTTCAAGCCCGAGGGCTCCGAGGCCCCCATGGTCAAGGTGGTCCTGCGTCTGGAAGAAGACGTCGTGGTGCGGGAGAACTCGGTCATCGCCATCCGCTTGAAGGGGCTGATGGCCGACAAGTACGTGGACATCACGCCGGGCACGAACGACTCGCCCGTGGTCCCGCCCGGCTCGACCGTCAAGGGCGAGCGCTCCATCGGCATGGACGAGCTCTTCGAGTCGGCGGGCAGCATCGTGGTCAAGATCGGGGACGCCCTGGCCGACTTATCGAACCTCTTCGACGAAGAGACGGTGGCCCAGATCAAGGACACCGTCGCCCACATAGACTCGATGG harbors:
- a CDS encoding MlaD family protein, whose protein sequence is MKRSAELKVGITVVVALAIFVALIFSTGQCQLFNRGYTITVIFDSAAGLVTEAKVLYAGVSAGSVESVEWFKPEGSEAPMVKVVLRLEEDVVVRENSVIAIRLKGLMADKYVDITPGTNDSPVVPPGSTVKGERSIGMDELFESAGSIVVKIGDALADLSNLFDEETVAQIKDTVAHIDSMATDLDELIKLSTGEITATVKNLRQITDNIAQITAGASRITQDLEGTLTRSLPRFENAVASIEEVSSGAAVAVDHINSIVAQISSGEGTVGKLIYSDEAYVDFTQTLQKAKTLLDNIINDPRRYLNLSVF